CGTTTCGAGAAAAGCAGGTGTCGTTCTACAGGTCGTCGACGTTGTCGTATTTACTAATGCACTTCAACTTTTTATCCAAATCGCTCGTTACGTCGACAACACACTCGCAAATATAAATTCCTTCCTTTCCGGTCCACTCACGATCTCCTACTTCTACCTTCGTTAATACTTAGTACTCAATAGTTCGGTATCCTTTTCTATGCCGTGGTAGCAGACGAGGCTCAAATTCGACTAAAGTcttcaaataattattttataccttTTCATGCTTCTAATATCTTAATGTCTCTAGTTTGTTCTTCAttaaaatttcgagaatatttTCTACATAGCTTTCTTTTGCTGAAATTTGAAAATCCTTTAATTGAAACGTTTTGATGAATAATGTATCAATTGCTTCGCAACCAATCAGAAAAGATTCTtagtatcaattaaaataattatataatgtatCAAATACAAATGATGTAGAGAAATATATTACTCAAAacactatatgtatatttaaatgaataatctatattttatttgaaaattgtttgataatgttaccaataaatttctttactaTATCAAATCAatcttttatataaaaaaatatttttgaaataatttcattttcataaaagAAAACTAGATAATTATTAATAGCATGCACGCACGATACATTTTAAACAAGAAACATTTGGTTATAATCATACAACTATAGAGTCTGTTACAAGATGGCAATACCATATATGTGAATCATAATATCTAAAAGTACCGCTAACTGTGTATGACACATTTCTGGTTAtaaccaaaaaatatttttgtgggTGACGTTTGATCATAGAATCTTTTTAGATTATTCGACGTATGATTTGGTTGTTACTTAATATTTGTATGCTTTATGCACTACGTTAAAAGTGTTAATAAaatggacaccatatttcacgaaaaggtaaataataatatacgtGAGTATCTAATCGCTTGTTGAATATATATCATTTTAATGAGAAAGTTTATTACAGCAAGAAGGATTTTTATGTGCACAACATTGTTTAAACGCACTTTTACAAGGACCATATTATAATGCTGTAGATCTTGCTAGTTTGGGTCATCAAATGGATGAAGAAGAGAGGATAAGAATGGCAGAATCTGGTGTTGACAGTGAAGATTATAAACTTTTTTTAGAGGTGAATCTGTGCATTATAGCTATTTCATATCATATTGTTGTAGTATATTGCATAATACAAAAGCAAATTATACCTTCTGATATATTTTATCatatacataaatttattttatttcaaatattaatatgtactaataatattatatgtGGTAAAGGGCATTAATTATTTTGCTTAGCAACCATCAGGAAACATGGACGACAGTGGATACTTCTCAGTTCAAGTAATTAGTAGTGCATTAAAAGTTTGGGGATTAGAGTTAATTCCATATAATAGTACGGAATCTGCAGCTATATTGGCACAGAATGACCCTTTGTATGTTATTTAACTTTACTtagttcatttaaaatatttaaagatacttataaaatgtaattattttGTGTTACTATAAATagagaaattaatatattatgtaacaacaataaaaaaaatgacaatatttttctaTGTACTAATTATCATATACTACACTTTAATTACattttgtaatatatataattttaaaacagATATAATTTTCAGACAGATGAAAGCATATATTTGTAACTACAAAGGTCATTGGTTTActataagaaaaattggaaggCAATGGTTTAATTTAAATTCAGTACTAAGTGGGCCAGAACTTATATCAGATACTTATCTTTCAATGTATTTAGCCCAGTTGTTGCAAGAAGGTAAcatcaaaataaaatctaatagAACACAAAATTATagatacaaaattatatatcttTATAGGTTATTCTATTTTTGTTGTTATTGGTGCACTTCCACAATGTCCAGCAGATGATATTCTTATGAAAAATCCAATAGAACCTGCGTTAAAAGGACAAACATCGTTAAGAACGAAAACAAAAGGTTGTTGTCTGGATGTTAaggaataaaatgaatttctaaaTACTGCTCTCATTCTGGAAGgagttatattattttatatataaacaattgcatattttcttttattatataGAGAATATTTGATTTTACAGGTATAAGTAATAATGTGATAACAAATACAATTACTAGAGTATTATCTAACAAAGAAAAAATATCAACCAGCAAACTACAGGAGAAGATAATacccataaaaattgaaaagaacgATGAAGACGATGATGAAAATGCAGAATTACAAAGAGCACTTCAATTAAGTTTCGAAGAGAATAAAAGAAACGATGTAGATAAATATCTTAAATTAAGTTTGGATTTTCacgattataataaaaaaacatgtGGAACTGATGATATGGATGAGGATGATGATTTAAGAAGAGCTCTTCAATTAAGTTTAGAGTGTGCTACTGCTCCAACAACACCAGAATCTGAAGACTTACACTGGCATCAATTAAACCACTTTGGTACATACTCCAGGACGTCAAATGGAGAAACTTCACAAAAActgaatatttaataatatgtgcaaaaatatttttaatattattattaaaataaattttatttgtaaattataaaaaacTAGTTACTTATGTAGTATGATTAagtatttgaaaaataaatgtataaaataaaagatctgTACATGTTATAAGTTTTAACTAACTGCATTATCACTTTATTTTACcaatatttattgttattaacatattattattaaagcTAACACTTCTTTTTTATTCGCAGTTTAAACACGAAATACTTTtgtttttgataattttaacaaaatattaaaattgacagGTTTTTGAACGCACTTTGATATCATTGGTTTAAATTTTTTCTGGACATAACTCAAAAACGTTATGTTGAGAACACACTTTCATTTTCATGTGTATTCTATTTCTATAATCAAGCAATTATTTATTCTTTATCAGATTTATTAGCTTTTAAATATAGATTTATAGTTTTCTACGTTTAATAGGGTAAACAATTAATTGTTTCTGAAGCAATATTACCAGATGGCTATGAACCCAAATTTTTAACTGTAGTCACTCTGTAGTTGCTCCTGTTTTGTATGTGAATACTGAATGTTGACATTCAACATGGCGGCATGTCGTCAGTGCTGTGCTGTGTCGTGGTGAGTTTTATAAATCTTTTTAAAGCTATTCGATTACGAGCTTTGCAATGAAACGTTTATAATTAGCAGAATTATTTGCTTCTTGacaattgtatttatattttataagtaTGCGGAGCTTTAATAAATCTCTATGATATCCACAGAAACGAGTGACCTCATAAAAAATTAGAATCTCGTAACTGGCGAGCACGTacaatatttcagatttttgttTGGACTCATATTTTAAGTATTATCCTTATTTTAAATTCAAAGTTTCTTGTATATAATTTTGTTGTACAAAATCTGTGTTTATTTACTTTTAGAGAAACTTGTAATGCTTATATTGTTAatatatttcaaacattttcatgTGGGTGTCCAAGTATTGCATCCCATTTACAACAAAGTCCGAAAATCATGATTTAAATGATAATTTTACGATAAtcatgttttcactgtttgcaTAATATCGATAAATGAGACTTGGAATATAAATCAAATTtcgggaaataaataaaaaacattgaaaaaacaATACCAGTTGGAACATAAAAAGTCAATGTCAAACTGGCAGTCAATTATTGTGAATATCTCATTTATCTCGCATATAAATACAAACAGAACACAATAAATGTATTCTGGActgttatatatatttaaatattagtgcaatataatatgaaaaattataataacctatgtgTACAAATGAGATATATATACGGTAGAAAACATCTTTTTTTCTTGATTTCTttgaaacagtatttttaatttgaacggtgtactaatttatacaaattcgaataattaaataactatttttcaaatataatatttagAGAATAACttataatttcaaatataatatttcatttgctTTCTTacttcattaaaaaattttctaaatattattttcacagatattttctaaatattagaaaagaagatattaatttattacattcaCATTTTCGTACAttgtcattattattaaaattcttcTTTAGTAAAGCTCATAATCATTGTAATaatacattattattttatctatGTCTAAATATATTAATGAGATAAATGTTTTCTTATTTCAGCTTGTGTAATTGTTAGTTTAGGACATTTTTGAAACCAAGGCTCACTGTAAATTCAACAATTAAATGCTGAAGAAAGAAACACTAACATAGAAATATTGGAACAACACAATCACACTCAGCACGCATTGAAGACATCTGAGGATTTTCAAGTCAACATTTATCTTTTAAATCTCCTATGTTTTTTGATTTACTCCTTTTATAAAGGATGACTGCTGTTTAAAAGGAACACAGTTATTCTAGTGTACGCTAAATTGAGTAAATATCAAACAGTTGTTAAACACGTGCATACGTATGTGGAAAGTATCAATGGTCTATGATGTGCTAAGAATTTTGTACTTGTATTAATTCGTAAATCAACATTAACTATATTGTTCATTTGTATATTGTGTACACAAGCTTTGTGAGAAAGAGTTAGGTGAGCTATTAAGTGACCGTGATTGTGATTGCGGCTGAGATTGTGCTGCTCTTGACTAATAAAACACTTGTATCTGTATTTAAAGAGTGCCAATTTTGCACAGAGTTGCCTGGGTACTctcttataaataatttatgacAAACGTCAAAATACTTTCAAACCCTTCCTTCCACTTCTTGGTCACAAAGGAGCCTGCATTTCTGCAGCATTTTAAAGAGCCTCTCTTCCTCTGTATTAAGTTCTTGTAACATTATAATAGTGAATGAAGATATAAGGTACCAAGAACCGTTCTGTGATATCTATGTTAACACTTAAATAATTGAAAAGActaaaaatttctaaatataagtatatatatatacacatatatatatacatatatatatctatatatatatctatatatatatatatatatatatatattgtggtGAAACAGAAGTGAACATAAAAGAAATTAAGTAATTGTTTCAAGAAAAGAGGATAACTTATACGTAAAGATTACATTTAAAATTGTGCAAATTCGAGACAATGTCCAACAATCCTCAGTGGAAAACGTTCCAGCCGCCAATCATGAACTCTGACCCTGCAATACTTGATTACAAGTCTATAACTATACCAAGTCCCAAGGTTATAACGGGATCACATCAACCAACAAACAATGTCTACAGAAATGGTACCAATTATAGCGGTGATCATTATACGATGAATTCACCTCCtggaaatagaaaaaaaacTATACAATATGCTGGTTATCCCAACACTAAGAAATCGCGTAATGAAGTTACCAGATTTCCTTTTGGAACATTTACAGGAATGGAAGGAAGCACTGGCTATACAGAAGAACCAACAACAAATAACTCCACTTATCAGGATCAATCTGAAAACCAAGGACCTCGAGAAACtggaataattgaaaaattattagtaagaatttcattataatttcaatatttatttgaaatgatagctgcaatattttaattttattttatttttttttctagcATTCATATGGATTTATACAGTGCTGTGAAAGACAAGCAAGGTTGTTCTTTCATTTTAGCCAATTTAGTGGTAATATAGAACATTTAAGAATTGGAGATCCTGTTGAATTTGAAATGACTTATGATCGACGGACAGGCAAACCTATTGCTAGTATTGTTAGTAAGATTGCTCCAGAAGTGGTTAGTAtagtattagtatatttatatgAAACATTGGAATTATCTAAGATATAAATCCTATATTAATTCAAACAATATTATATTGTAGGTGCTAAGCGAGGAAAGAGTTACTGGAAATGTAACAACAGAATTGCAGACAAATGGTGATACACAAGGGCGTATCAGTTATGAGAATCGTGGAGAGTGTTTTTTTTTGCCATATACAAAAGATGATGTTGAAGGAAATGTTACTTTGCGTGCTGGTGATAGAGTGTCATTTCAAATTGCTACTAATCAACGGTGAATaacttattataaaattatattattagtttattatgatatattatttattagatAATCGTGGTATACAAAGTAAATGTAACATTGTCATTTAATTACAGTGGGAATTTGGGTGCATGTCATGTAAGGTTGGAAAATTCTGTACATCCAGTCCGTTATCGTGGTGTCGTATGCTCgatgaaagaaaattttggCTTTATTGAACGTGCTGACGTAGTTAAAGAGATTTTCTTCCACTTTAGCGAAGCTAAATCTATGAAAGAAGAACTTAAGCTAGGAGATGACGTTGAATTTATAATACAAACTCGAAATGTAAATATTCCTTTTCATTATATACAGGCGTTATAGTTGTTTTATATTTACTCTCTACGTGAATCTAATTGTTGTTAAAATATTAAGGGGAAAGAGGTAGCTTGTAATATTACTAAGCTACCACCTGGTACAATAGTTTTTGAAGAAGTTAGCAATGAAATAGTAAAGGGACAAGTATTAAAACCTTTGGAAAGAGGTACTGCAGCACGCCATCAAAATGATCCCTTGCCAGGAAGAATTCGATATAGAGGTACAAATCATACTGATGTTGAAATTCCTTTTGGTGATAAAGATCAAAAAGGAGATTTTACTCTCAGGTATatctataaattatttttattaattttcattgttcaTCGAAGTAATTATAATCCATATGATTTCTAGACATAGGGACTGGGTCCAATTTCGTATTGCTACAGATACTAGAGATCAACTCAAAAGAGCTACTGAAATATTGTTGTTACCTGAATCTTTTGCTGCTTCTGGTGAAAGACGAGAACAAGGCATTATAGCTGCACTCAAAGATGGATTTGGCTTTATTCGTTGTGTAGATCGAAATGTACGacttttctttcattttaatGAAGTTTTGGATGTTGATAGAGAAATTAGTGTAGGAGATGAAGTTGAATTCACAGTAATTCAAGTAAGGATAATGTTTctagaaattatttaaattttttaagcatattttaattaaaatttttatgtcAGGACTCTTCTGCTTCATCCTCAAATAATCGACAATGTGCAATTAGGTTGAAACATTTACCAGCTGGTACAGTTCAATTTGAAACAATTATTGAAGAAGATTTATTGGGTACTATAATACAGGGTGCAAATGGTATTGTGCCTGGTGTTATTGGATACACAAAAGAAAATCAACAGAAGAACgttattttctttaataaagATTACGAGCCTAAAAATGTTCCAAGAATTGGTTCCAAGGTACActaacatacatatgtattattgtaattttattaatacatttttttaaagtcTTAGTATTATAGGTTCAATTTAGTATCTGTCAAGTAAAGCGAAATAAAGAACTTGTTGCTGTTGACATATCTCCAGTAAGCTCTTCTGGCGAAAAGACTCAAAATGGCAACAAAAAATTGAATAGCCAAGTTTGTCAAGGTTTCATTGCTGCACTTAAAGATGGATTTGGTTTTATTGAGACTGTAAATCAtgataaagaaatattttttcactTCAGGTAAGTAACTTCAATATGTTTGAGAATATCACATTTCTATGaatttttatgtatatttacgaaatatttttattctttagcAATTTTGAAGGGGACGTTAATGCATTGGAAGTAGGGGCTGATATCGAGTGTAAAATCAGTTCTGGA
The sequence above is drawn from the Lasioglossum baleicum unplaced genomic scaffold, iyLasBale1 scaffold1237, whole genome shotgun sequence genome and encodes:
- the LOC143220581 gene encoding RNA-binding protein Unr-like; amino-acid sequence: MSNNPQWKTFQPPIMNSDPAILDYKSITIPSPKVITGSHQPTNNVYRNGTNYSGDHYTMNSPPGNRKKTIQYAGYPNTKKSRNEVTRFPFGTFTGMEGSTGYTEEPTTNNSTYQDQSENQGPRETGIIEKLLHSYGFIQCCERQARLFFHFSQFSGNIEHLRIGDPVEFEMTYDRRTGKPIASIVSKIAPEVVLSEERVTGNVTTELQTNGDTQGRISYENRGECFFLPYTKDDVEGNVTLRAGDRVSFQIATNQRGNLGACHVRLENSVHPVRYRGVVCSMKENFGFIERADVVKEIFFHFSEAKSMKEELKLGDDVEFIIQTRNGKEVACNITKLPPGTIVFEEVSNEIVKGQVLKPLERGTAARHQNDPLPGRIRYRGTNHTDVEIPFGDKDQKGDFTLRHRDWVQFRIATDTRDQLKRATEILLLPESFAASGERREQGIIAALKDGFGFIRCVDRNVRLFFHFNEVLDVDREISVGDEVEFTVIQDSSASSSNNRQCAIRLKHLPAGTVQFETIIEEDLLGTIIQGANGIVPGVIGYTKENQQKNVIFFNKDYEPKNVPRIGSKVQFSICQVKRNKELVAVDISPVSSSGEKTQNGNKKLNSQVCQGFIAALKDGFGFIETVNHDKEIFFHFSNFEGDVNALEVGADIECKISSGNGRGNGGCVAADYVKLVPRGSIPRPTPVSEVLDGTVIRPLRSANPDQAEYAGLIKINATSEDEDTPEYEFRIMGLVNKRELLQAGDPVQLQVDSAGHACNIVAVRKKRRATVDAVKGLFGFLAYEVDEGKKLFFHMSEVRDHAILQPGDHVEFVLITNQRTGKSSACNVTRLSDAVQQRPERLISRLRTTSLEDTGPKLTIVRQPRGPDGTRGFSQERCQHTSGAIQE
- the LOC143220580 gene encoding ataxin-3-like, with amino-acid sequence MDTIFHEKQEGFLCAQHCLNALLQGPYYNAVDLASLGHQMDEEERIRMAESGVDSEDYKLFLEQPSGNMDDSGYFSVQVISSALKVWGLELIPYNSTESAAILAQNDPLQMKAYICNYKGHWFTIRKIGRQWFNLNSVLSGPELISDTYLSMYLAQLLQEGYSIFVVIGALPQCPADDILMKNPIEPALKGQTSLRTKTKGISNNVITNTITRVLSNKEKISTSKLQEKIIPIKIEKNDEDDDENAELQRALQLSFEENKRNDVDKYLKLSLDFHDYNKKTCGTDDMDEDDDLRRALQLSLECATAPTTPESEDLHWHQLNHFGTYSRTSNGETSQKLNI